The Kiritimatiellia bacterium genomic interval TCGCCCGGCCGTTTGTATTGGGCCGCGCGCGGCTGCATTTCGTCGACCCGTCGGCCGATGTGGACACCTGGGTTTCGTGGGCGGAGCTGGCGCCGATCTCGGGCGGCGATGGTCTGCCCGACTGGTCCGCCGGCCGCCGGCTAGACGAGGTCCCGCCGTTGTCGGCCCCCTCCGCGGAGCTTGTGCGCTCCGCGCCCTGGAGCGGGATGCTCCCGGCTCGTTCGGCGCAACTCTGGACGAAATCGTTTACGGTGCACCTGCAGCAGAGCGCGGTGCTGCAGCTGTACCGTTGCCTGCCGCTGCGGATGACCTCGCGGCCGGGCGAACCGGAGGGCGAGTTCCGCGTACGCGTCGGCCTTGCGCTGCGCGAACGACGCGATGAGCGCGTCGCAGAGATCCGGCGCCGCTACGCGGAGCGGTTGGCGGCGCTCGAGCAGCGGATCGCCGCGGCCGATCAGCGCGTCGAACGAGAGCGGGCGCAGTACCGCTACCAGACCATGAACGCGACGATCGCGTTCGGCTCGGTGCTGCTCGGCGCGCTGCTGGGCCGCAAGGCGCTCGGTGTCGGAACGGTCGGTCGCGCCGCGACCGCAATGCGGTCCGCCGGCCGTATCGGTCGAGAGCGGGGTGATGTCGCGCGCGCCGGCGAGATCGCGGCACAGCTCCGCGAGCGGCTCGCCGCGCTACAGCAGGAACTGCAGGCCGAACTCGACCGGGTCGCAGCGGAGTGCTCGCCGGCGGCCGCGCCGGTCGAACCGTTCGAGATCCGCCCCCGCAAGAGCGACGTGGTGATCGAGTTGGTCGCGCTCGCATGGGTGCCGACCACCGCGGGCCGTTGACCTGCCGCAGGCCCGGCTCAGCGCGCTGCGGTCGGCAGTGTCACGACGAATTCGCTCCCTCGCCCTGGCTGGCTCGAGACCTCGATCCGGCCTCCCTGCCGCCGGACCGCCTCCTGGGCGATCGCCAATCCCAGGCCCGCACGGCCGCTCGAACGGCTGCGCGCGGGATCGGCGCGGTAGAACCGCTCGAAAATCCGCGGCAGGTGTTCCGGCGCGATCCCGATGCCGGTGTCGCGTACTGTGAGGTGCGCCCCCTTCTCGTCCGTCCAGGTGACGATCTCGACACGACCGCCGTCGCGGTTGTAGTGAATCGCGTTCGCGATCAGGTTCAGCGCCACCTGCGCCAGCTCCTCCGCTCGCCCCTCGCAGACGGCGGGTCGCAGGTCGGCCACGATCTCCAGACGGCGTTCGGCTGCCAGTGGCCGCAGCAAATCGAGCGCATCCGCGGCGACCCGCTCCAGCGGGACGCTCTCTGGCGGCGTTCCTCCCCCGCCCGCGTCAAACCGCGCCAGCATCAGCAGCGATTCCACCAGATGCTGCAGCCGGCGCGCCGCGCGGCGACAGGCCTCGAGCGCCTCTCGGTACTCCGCCGGGGGCCGCTCGCGCGCGAGCGCCGATTCGGTCTGTGACAGGATCACGGCCAGCGGCGTGCGCAGCTCGTGTGAGGCGTCGGCGGTGAACCGGGTCTGACGCGCGAGCGCCTCGCAGAGGCGGTCAAACGTGTCGTTCAGCACGCGGGCGAGCGCGCCGAGTTCGCTGTCGGTGTCGGCGAGCGCGATGCGTGAGCCGAGGTCG includes:
- a CDS encoding HAMP domain-containing histidine kinase, which encodes MRLWPRSLRWRLQLWYGTLLAAVLAGFAATAFALARESRMRRVDEDLERRTAALMPALRPPLRDRLGGLRAVPPAPLRPDAGDPGGRRPATPDERPPGVERASPPRFRPEPHGPPPGPPLDTIEAAVFPETGRDAAYFFIVGTDGTVQRASVSAPPPPADFELPAADRAVRQRGELREHVRRLRPGLALIVGRPIGAELAELRRFGAGLVTAAALVWVAALAVGARLVRRAIRPLETISATAARIAAGDLGSRIALADTDSELGALARVLNDTFDRLCEALARQTRFTADASHELRTPLAVILSQTESALARERPPAEYREALEACRRAARRLQHLVESLLMLARFDAGGGGTPPESVPLERVAADALDLLRPLAAERRLEIVADLRPAVCEGRAEELAQVALNLIANAIHYNRDGGRVEIVTWTDEKGAHLTVRDTGIGIAPEHLPRIFERFYRADPARSRSSGRAGLGLAIAQEAVRRQGGRIEVSSQPGRGSEFVVTLPTAAR